Proteins from one Candidatus Eisenbacteria bacterium genomic window:
- the dsbD gene encoding protein-disulfide reductase DsbD: protein MTSEHRERAVRDSSFRSCARVRAAWGLALSALLLAAGGLFAQESPFIVEGEAVRLRAEPDRAEIRFHLEVPPDHYLYRHMMSVDLLDTTALRLEAAEFPSGTIKFDPFLEEETEIYDRDLMVRALLAARSGSEFPERIRIQFAFQGCTSEFCYFPEERAYDLAWSWGEEGAKEEETRAEKGPAAAPGSFDVGERIASRGLFFTYVAVFFAGILLSFTPCVFPMIPITLSIIGARGEKGALRNFLLSLIYVLGMALTYATLGLVAATTGAMFGSILQNPWFVGGIVLLFVLLALSMFGVFELQVPSSVAVRLQRVGGGGGWIGIFLMGIVAGLVASPCVGPVLVGLLVYIAQTGSALLGFTLLFTLAMGIGVLFLAIGTFSGLIGTLPGAGDWMDSVKRVFGFLLLGVAIYFAAPLLPKRLVLSLAGALLTVAAVFFGLLEAMPPGAPAARRIARTFVLVLGAFGVVLLVATLLLPFLPLPGATGIAPQAEEIAWIPDHDLGIAEAAREGNPAVIDFTADWCAACRELEHKTYTDPAVIRESRRFTMILVDCTRSTEKIRALLAEYGVRGLPTIVFIDSSGRRDENLTVTGFMEPGPFVEILRSVR from the coding sequence TTGACGTCTGAACATCGAGAACGAGCCGTTCGAGATTCCTCGTTTCGAAGCTGCGCGCGCGTTCGGGCCGCGTGGGGGCTCGCCCTCTCCGCCCTTCTTCTCGCGGCGGGCGGCCTCTTCGCCCAGGAGAGCCCCTTCATCGTCGAGGGGGAGGCGGTCCGTCTCCGCGCGGAGCCCGATCGGGCCGAGATCCGCTTCCATCTTGAGGTTCCTCCGGACCACTATCTCTACCGCCACATGATGTCGGTCGATCTTCTCGACACGACCGCCCTCCGCCTCGAAGCCGCGGAGTTCCCTTCCGGAACGATCAAGTTCGATCCCTTCCTCGAGGAAGAGACGGAGATCTACGACCGCGATCTCATGGTGCGGGCGCTCCTCGCCGCAAGGAGCGGCTCCGAGTTCCCGGAGCGCATCCGCATTCAGTTTGCCTTTCAAGGGTGTACGAGCGAGTTCTGCTACTTTCCCGAGGAGCGGGCCTACGACCTCGCCTGGAGCTGGGGAGAGGAGGGAGCGAAAGAAGAGGAAACGCGAGCCGAGAAGGGACCTGCGGCGGCCCCCGGCTCGTTCGATGTGGGCGAGAGGATCGCCTCGCGCGGCCTCTTCTTCACTTATGTGGCCGTCTTCTTCGCGGGGATTCTCCTCTCCTTCACGCCCTGCGTCTTTCCGATGATCCCGATCACGCTTTCCATTATCGGGGCGCGAGGAGAAAAGGGGGCGCTCCGGAACTTCCTTCTCTCCCTCATCTATGTTCTCGGGATGGCGCTCACCTACGCGACTCTCGGCCTCGTCGCGGCGACCACCGGCGCGATGTTCGGATCGATCCTCCAGAATCCTTGGTTCGTCGGCGGCATCGTGCTCCTCTTCGTTCTTCTCGCGCTCAGCATGTTCGGCGTTTTCGAGCTTCAGGTTCCCTCGTCGGTCGCGGTGCGTCTCCAGAGGGTCGGCGGGGGAGGGGGATGGATCGGGATCTTCCTCATGGGGATCGTCGCGGGGCTCGTGGCCTCCCCCTGCGTCGGTCCGGTTCTCGTCGGCCTTCTCGTGTACATTGCGCAAACCGGAAGCGCGCTTCTCGGGTTCACGCTTCTCTTCACTCTTGCGATGGGGATCGGCGTTCTCTTTCTCGCGATCGGAACGTTCTCCGGGTTGATCGGAACGCTTCCCGGCGCAGGCGACTGGATGGACAGTGTGAAGCGCGTCTTCGGCTTTCTCCTTCTCGGCGTGGCGATCTACTTTGCGGCGCCGCTTCTACCGAAACGGCTCGTGCTCTCCCTCGCCGGCGCGCTTCTCACGGTCGCGGCGGTCTTCTTCGGCCTCTTGGAAGCGATGCCCCCCGGCGCGCCCGCGGCGCGGAGGATCGCGAGGACGTTCGTCCTCGTCCTCGGCGCTTTCGGCGTCGTGCTGCTCGTGGCGACCCTCCTCCTGCCGTTCCTCCCGCTCCCGGGGGCGACCGGAATCGCCCCGCAGGCGGAAGAGATCGCGTGGATCCCGGACCACGATCTCGGGATTGCGGAGGCCGCGCGCGAAGGGAATCCGGCGGTGATCGACTTCACGGCGGACTGGTGCGCCGCCTGCCGCGAGCTGGAGCACAAGACCTACACCGACCCCGCGGTGATTCGCGAGAGCCGCCGCTTCACGATGATCCTCGTCGATTGCACCCGCTCGACGGAGAAGATCCGCGCGCTCCTCGCCGAGTACGGGGTTCGCGGCCTTCCGACGATCGTCTTCATCGATTCGTCGGGACGCCGCGACGAGAACCTCACGGTGACCGGCTTCATGGAGCCGGGACCGTTCGTGGAGATCCTGCGCTCGGTTCGCTAG
- a CDS encoding M48 family metalloprotease, which produces MTGSLARCSPMLLFAALLAGCAAVSELNLVSTEQEVAMGAEFSAEVEREMKMLDDPVVEAYIDSLGQILARNSDRTDIAYRFRVVDTDEVNAFALPGGFLYVNRGLITTAENESELAGVIAHEVGHVVGRHSAKMLTRQYGIAMIAQIALGEDPGLVKSLVANIAATGALMKYSRDAEREADRFGVDEAHRSGIDPNGMATFFEKLQTMHERKPSSIEKFFSTHPPTAERISDTRSYIASLPALASPTRDSERFRRVQERIRARSGS; this is translated from the coding sequence ATGACCGGCTCCCTTGCGCGATGCTCCCCGATGCTCCTCTTCGCGGCGCTCCTCGCCGGATGCGCGGCGGTCTCCGAGCTCAATCTCGTCTCCACCGAGCAAGAAGTGGCGATGGGGGCCGAGTTCTCGGCCGAGGTCGAGCGGGAGATGAAGATGCTCGACGATCCGGTCGTGGAGGCGTACATCGACAGTCTCGGACAGATTCTCGCGAGGAACTCGGACCGGACCGACATCGCGTATCGCTTCCGCGTGGTCGACACGGACGAGGTGAACGCGTTCGCGCTCCCCGGAGGGTTCCTCTACGTGAACCGAGGGCTCATCACGACGGCGGAGAACGAGTCGGAGCTCGCCGGAGTGATCGCCCACGAGGTCGGTCACGTCGTCGGGAGGCACAGCGCGAAGATGCTCACGCGGCAGTACGGGATCGCGATGATCGCCCAGATCGCGCTCGGCGAGGATCCAGGGCTCGTGAAAAGCCTCGTCGCGAACATCGCCGCGACCGGAGCCTTGATGAAGTACTCCCGCGACGCGGAACGCGAGGCGGATCGCTTCGGCGTGGACGAGGCGCACCGATCGGGGATCGATCCGAACGGCATGGCGACGTTCTTCGAGAAGCTCCAGACGATGCACGAGAGAAAGCCCTCCTCGATCGAGAAGTTCTTCTCGACGCACCCGCCCACCGCGGAGAGGATCTCCGATACGCGTTCCTACATCGCGTCCCTCCCGGCGCTCGCCTCGCCGACCCGCGACTCGGAGCGCTTCCGACGCGTCCAAGAGAGGATCCGCGCCCGGAGCGGATCGTGA